A DNA window from Arachis hypogaea cultivar Tifrunner chromosome 18, arahy.Tifrunner.gnm2.J5K5, whole genome shotgun sequence contains the following coding sequences:
- the LOC112773150 gene encoding protein CUP-SHAPED COTYLEDON 2 has product MDSFYHHHNHHFDNSDTHLPPGFRFHPTDEELITYYLVKKVLDNTFTGRAIAEVDLNKCEPWELPEKAKMGEKEWYFFSLRDRKYPTGLRTNRATEAGYWKATGKDREIYSSKTCALVGMKKTLVFYRGRAPKGEKSNWVMHEYRLEGKFAYHYLSRSSKDEWVISRVFQKTTTGGGGGGGGSAVSTTAGGSKKAKMSTSTTTSTMSFCPEPSSPSSVYLPPLLDSSPYTTATTGSVTSAAAAYDGRQSSSFDNNNNDSTREHVSCFSTISNNFVNGFFDLAPMDSFARFQRNNNVGVSAFPSLRSLQDNLQINPLFFSAAAAQPLHGGELHAAGAWPVPEDQRVAEAAAAGMALGHSELDCMWGY; this is encoded by the exons ATGGACAGCTTCTACCACCACCATAACCACCACTTTGACAACAGCGACACTCACTTGCCACCTGGATTCCGATTCCACCCCACCGATGAAGAACTCATCACCTACTACCTCGTCAAGAAGGTTCTCGACAACACCTTCACCGGAAGAGCCATAGCTGAAGTTGACCTCAACAAGTGTGAGCCATGGGAGCTCCCTG AGAAAGCGAAGATGGGTGAGAAAGAATGGTACTTCTTCAGCTTAAGGGACAGGAAGTACCCAACTGGGTTGCGCACAAATAGAGCGACGGAAGCTGGGTACTGGAAAGCCACTGGAAAAGACAGAGAGATCTACAGCTCCAAGACTTGTGCTCTTGTTGGAATGAAGAAGACACTTGTTTTCTACAGAGGAAGAGCTCCCAAGGGTGAGAAGAGCAACTGGGTGATGCATGAGTATCGCCTTGAAGGCAAATTTGCCTACCATTATCTCTCTAGAAGCTCCAAG gatgAGTGGGTGATTTCTCGTGTGTTCCAGAAGACAACCACCGGGGGTGGCGGTGGAGGCGGAGGCTCAGCCGTGTCAACCACCGCCGGCGGGTCCAAGAAGGCAAAAATGAGCACTTCAACCACCACTTCTACAATGAGCTTCTGCCCTGAACCAAGTTCTCCCTCTTCGGTTTACCTTCCACCACTTCTCGACTCCTCACCTTACACTACCGCCACCACCGGCTCCGTCACCTCCGCCGCCGCAGCATACGACGGCCGCCAGAGCTCCTCCTtcgacaacaacaacaacgataGCACAAGGGAGCACGTGTCCTGTTTCTCCACAATCTCCAACAACTTTGTCAATGGGTTCTTCGATCTTGCTCCTATGGACTCCTTCGCTCGATTCCAAAGAAACAACAATGTCGGTGTTTCTGCATTCCCAAGTCTAAGGTCTCTGCAAGATAACCTTCAAATTAACCCTTTGTTTTTCTCCGCCGCAGCGGCGCAGCCTCTCCACGGCGGCGAGCTTCACGCCGCGGGGGCCTGGCCGGTGCCGGAGGATCAGAGGGTTGCCGAGGCTGCTGCCGCCGGCATGGCTTTGGGACATTCCGAGCTTGATTGCATGTGGGGCTATTGA
- the LOC112773046 gene encoding D-amino-acid transaminase, chloroplastic — MENHTESTTVSHSSSELGNHSDLTVHVFNSSSELLEKLHQRWSTVEKKPYPAMYSSIYGGIILDPAMMVIPIDDHMVHRGHGVFDTAIILDGYLYELDVHLDRILRSAAKAKISLPFPQSTLRSILIQLTAVSKCKKGTLRYWLSAGPGNFLLSSSGCPTPAFYAVVIDDDFSQCKEGVKVITSTVAMKPPLFATMKNVNYLPNVLSVMEAEEKGAFASIWVDEAGYIAEGPNVNVAFITKEKELLMPLFDSILHGCTAKRLLELAPRLVEQGILKGVTIKNVTVEEAKGAAEMMYVGSTLPLLPIIMWDDQPIGKGQVGELTMALSDLLWNDMVAGPDTKRIPVPYIE, encoded by the exons ATGGAGAATCACACTGAGTCCACTACCGTCTCTCACAGCTCCTCAG AGCTTGGAAATCACAGTGATCTTACAGTTCATGTGTTCAATTCATCATCTGAG TTGCTTGAAAAGCTTCATCAAAGATGGAGCACAGTGGAGAAAAAACCATACCCGGCTATGTATTCTAGCATATATGGAGGGATCATACTTGATCCAGCTATGATGGTAATCCCGATCGATGATCACATGGTACATAGAGGCCATGGCGTGTTTGATACAGCCATTATTTTAGATGG ATACCTCTATGAGTTGGATGTACACCTCGATCGCATCCTCAGATCGGCCGCCAAAGCAAAGATATCCTTGCCTTTTCCTCAGTCAACGCTTCGCAGCATTCTTATACAACTAACTGCAGTCTCAAAATGCAAGAAGGGGACTCTAAGATACTGGCTAAGTGCAGGCCCTggtaatttcttgctttcatcaTCAGGGTGTCCAACACCTGCATTCTATGCAGTTGTCATTGACGACGATTTTTCCCAGTGCAAAGAAGGAGTTAAAGTGATCACTTCCACAGTGGCAATGAAGCCACCTCTGTTTGCCACAATGAAGAATGTGAACTATCTCCCCAATGTCCTTTCAGTAATGGAAGCTGAAGAGAAAGGAGCATTTGCTTCCATTTGGGTTGATGAGGCAGGTTATATAGCCGAAGGTCCAAATGTGAATGTTGCTTTTATAACTAAAGAAAAGGAACTACTCATGCCATTGTTTGATAGTATTTTACATGGTTGCACCGCTAAGAGGCTTCTAGAACTCGCTCCGCGGTTGGTGGAGCAAGGGATTCTGAAAGGGGTAACAATCAAGAATGTGACTGTGGAGGAAGCTAAAGGTGCTGCTGAAATGATGTATGTGGGAAGCACACTTCCTCTGTTGCCCATCATCATGTGGGATGATCAACCCATTGGCAAAG GACAAGTTGGAGAATTAACAATGGCACTCTCTGATTTGCTATGGAATGATATGGTAGCAGGCCCAGACACAAAGAGAATACCG